DNA sequence from the Shewanella piezotolerans WP3 genome:
TTGTTGCTTGCGCGCTGGTAGTATTTGGCAGCGACATTAACCGCTTTTTACGTCGTTATCTTGCTGGACGCTCTTTCATTATTCGAACGCTGATTTTTGTTGTCGTCAATGCGTTTGGTTATGGGCTAATTATAGTAAAATTAAGCCCGTTGCTAGCGCAATATATGGCTCGTGTTCCATCACATTGGCTGTTTCTACTAGTCTTGGCCATTTTCTTTGCTATTGGTAGCTGGGCTCAACGTAATAAACAAGTTTAAGCCGTTAATTTCAGTGTAGATTATATTACTGTGGTTTGGGACATCTATATGTAAAGAATGGTTACCACTAGCGATTAATTACCGTCAATAGTCAGTCTCTTGCTGCACTAATTTGTGTGATTGTAGCAAGCGCTTCATCTGGAAAATTACTGAAGATACCATCAACTCCACGCTTGGCTAACATCTCTATATCATCAATAAAATCCACCGTATAAACGTACACTTTTGCACCTCGTCTATGGGCGTCTTCAATCATCTCTTGAGTGATAAAACTGAGGCCTAAGTGAATCGAGTAAGCATCTAAATCGGTAACAACTTTTGCAAGATCAAAGGGAATTCCTTCAATGAGAGGCGCGACTTTTGCCTGCGGGTAATGCTGCTTGAAGTCATAAAGCTGGCGGTGGTTAAAAGATGAGATCAGCAGCAGATTTGGATCATATATTTGTTGTTCGACAAATTTTGCGTATAACGCTATAAAAGCAGGCAGAACTGACAATCCTTTAAGCTCGATATTAACTTCTATATTGTGAGGTTTGAGCAGCGCTAAAACATCTATAAGCCTAGGAATTACTTCTCCGGATACAGTAATACTCCGCAAATATTCTGCGCTGACGACATCTATTAGCCCGCGACCAGAACTCGTGGCTTCGAGTCTACGGTCGTGGAAAACATAGAGCTCTTCTTCGACTAAATGAATATCCAGTTCAACAGCCGTAGCACCTAACTTAATCGCTTTTTCAAAAGCCTTTAAGGTATTTTCGGGGGCACTACCGCTGGCACCGCGATGAGCAAATACCTTCATTACTGAGTTTCTCTAATCATAGGGGATTAAGTCCGTATTAAATTTTGCACATCTTTGGCCTGTCCAGGAGACAAGTGAACCTCTAATTGAGGGTAGGCAAGTTCTAAATTGTTATCGCGTAATTTCTTACTGATCTGTTTATGAAGCTTATGCCTAAGCGGCCAACGTGTACCCATGTCTTTGGCGTAAGCTCTGACCTCAAAGTCTTGGGTATGCTGACCAAACCCTGCAAACCATACTTCTGGTTCTGGTGTGAGTAGGGCATCATCACACTCTTGCACAGCTTGATAAAGAGCAGCCTCCACGCGTGCGGGATCGGAATCTCGCGCTACAGAGACATATACGATAACTCTTGTTATTGGATCTGAAAGCGACCAGTTAATCAGCTGCTCAGTAATAAAGGCCTTATTAGGCACAATGATCTCTTTTCGATCCCAGTCGATTATGGTGGTGGCACGGATCTGGATTTTACTGACAGTACCAGTGAGATCTCTAATCGTTACCGTATCACCAATTCGTACTGGTTTTTCGAATAGGATGATGAGGCCCGAGATAAAGTTAGCAAAAATCTCTTGCAAGCCAAATCCTAAGCCTACTGATAGAGCTGCGACTAACCACTGCAGCTTCGACCACTCCATCCCTAATGTAGAGAATCCGCTTAATACACCAAAGACAATCACTAAATAGCGACAAACTGTAGTTAGTGCAAAACCAGTGCCTTGGCTGAGGTCTAATCGTTGAAGAATCGTTAGTTCAATCAAGCCTGGTAAATTGGTGGCAATCATCATTGAAAAACCTACAATGATAAGCGAGAGCAAGAGTGATTTTAAGGTGATCGGTAGTTGCTGTTCAATGCCGTTGATAGTGGTATTACTAGACCACAATGTTACTCCATCGAGCAAAGAGAATAATGCTGTATGAGTTTGGGTCCAAAGGCCTACAATGCTGGCCAAAAAGGCTAATAGTAAGAGTGAGCGAACCAAACCTAAAGATTGTCCTGAAATCGTCTCTAAATCGACCTCTGGCTCTTCATAGGTATCGAGTTGCTCTGGTGAATTAACTTCCCCTTTTTCACGTTGTGCGAGTACTTCTGCACGCTTTGTCTTAGCGCGTTCAAAGGCAATTCGTCGTCTCTCTATTAACATCCAGCGTTTTATTAACTGATAAAGTAATAAAAAGCCTAGGCCAAAAATCAATGATAGCTGCAACTGCAGGAACATTTGCACAGCTGTGTAGTAGTAACCTAAGAAGGCCAATACAGCACAAGCTATTGGCGTTATGATTAGCATTGCCCACAGTAATTTTTGGATAAGCTTTCTGTTTTTATCGCCGTGATGATGCTTATTCTCTCGGTTGGATATTTCTAAAATATCCTTATAGAACCAAAAAAGCATTAAACAGAAAATGATAAATGCACCACGTCCTAAGCTATTTCTAACGAGCGAAGTATCAATGATTTCGGCAAATGCTGTGATGCCTAAAAATGGGGTTACCATAAAGGTAAGTTGCTTAAACTTCGCTTGTCCGGCGCGTACTATGCTTCGCTGCGCTTTGAAGTGATTAATCAGCAACCCCTTATCTAAAGCGAGTAAAAACACCAAGCGATATAGTTGATAGAAAATGCCCACTGCCAAAATGCCCATACCTATGGCGGAAACAAAGTTAATACTAGATAAATAAAAAATTGTCCCCGCGAGAATGATTGGAAGCGGTTTGAGCAGGCTGTAGCTCGCAGAGTTAAGTAGTACGTGCCAAGTATAAATAAACTTGTCTTGAGTAACGTTACCTACAAATGGCAGTTCACGTCGCATTGCTGCTTTAAACTTTGGTGTGAGAATATCTTGTGCCACGAGGCTAACGATAAACAAAATTAACCACCAAGACCATAAACTGCCTTGTTCAGTGAATGAGTTTTGCAGTTGCTTCCAAGGGGCTTGTTGGATCATCCACTGCACGCTTTGGTGCAGTTCAGTTAGCCAAAGCCCCCCAATTCGATTAGCGTTAGGCACCCAAAATAGATGCTCATTTAGCGTGTCTCTTAAAGTGATGTATTGCTGGTTAAGTTGCTCGTTGCTCACTCTTAAATCAGCTAACTCACTTAAGTATTGGTCATAGCTTTGCAGAAGTTGCTGTAGTAGTAACTCTTGAGAAATAAGCAGCTTTGCATGCAGTTGTGTTGGCTTTGGTACACCACTAAGCAGCTGTTCATTAATGGTTTGTGATTGCTCTATTTGGTATCGGGCTAATCGTGCGTCGGCAATCTCTGATTGCACCTTATCTTGGCTTGGTGGTTTGGGTAATGCCTGTAGCATCTGCAGAAAACGTTCACCGAATGCTGAGTTGAGCTTGAGCCAACTTATCTGCTGTTGAATATTAGTGAGCTGCTTAGCTTGATCTTGGTACTGTGCCTCAGCATGCTCTTGCTGTGTCAGTGCTTGGCTAATTTTGAGATTAAGTGCTTTTAGTGTTTCGCCATATTGTTGATTTGCTTCATTAAGGGCTTGAGCAATAGGATCTGTAGCGGTTGAATCAGGAACTAAACTTTGGGCTATTGCAGCTTCAGTACGCTTGTGGCGTTGTAATTCTAGCTGTTGGTTGATGCGCTCAATAAACAGTTCTTGCTGTAACAACTGCTCACGAACTAGCTGTAACTGCAGCTGGTTGAGGTCAATTTCTTTCTGACTACTGGCTAAGCTTGCTTCAAGGGTGACGACATGCTGCTGATATAGCTCTCTTTGAGCCAGTAGTATTTTATTCGCTAGGGTCTGCTCATTAGATAGCTTGATTTTTTTGTGCTTTTTGAGCGTTGCTCGCGCACCATTTAAGGTTTTTGGCAAATTATTTAATGCGCTATTTAGCTCATTAATTTTATTACTCAAACTGATTTCAACTTCTTTCAATTCAGAAAGTCGCAGGTAGGCCATTGAACCTTGTTGGCTAATATCTTGCTCTGTTGAAAGCGTGACTGCTTTCTTTGCTTCTGCTATTTGCTGCAATAGGTTTGCTTTATGTAATTCAAAATTACTTAGCAGTGTTTTAGCATTTTTTTCGGTAAGTGCTAGCTCTTGAATTTTTGACTGTAGTAAAAACAACTGTTGTTGTGGAGTCTTAGTTTCACTAGTTGTAGGATTTAGCCCCAACTTTTTTTCAAGAGAAGTGGGTTGGTTTGCATTGGCAGTGGAACAAAATAGACACAGGAAGACCAATAAAAAACGATGCATGATTAGCAGCTTGCATAAATCAAAAAGGACTAACTTATAGTAGCCAAGTTATCAGAATAAAGAAATCGAACTATGCAGTCTTTTTAACCCGTTGTGACTCTGTTGGGTTTCAAATAATGCTGTAGCAACGACTAGAGTCCCGCCAATAATAGTCTTAATATCGAGATCTTCACCTAAAAGCAGTAATGCCAAAACGGCGCCATAGAAAGGTTGTAAACAAGAGACTAGACCAACTGTTTTGGCACTGAGTAAGCGCAGTGCAGAAGTGAATAGAGCATGGGGGGCGGCAGTGAATATAGTGCCAAGCAGTATGATTAACCACCAAACATTAGATTCAATGGTGCTGACCTCGACCGACAACCAAGGTGCAAGAAAAACCACTGCTACAGCGGTTTGGTAAAGCATCGCTTGTTGGCCGCTATATTGAGAAAAATAGCGTTTGTGCAATAAATTTCTGGCAGTGAAAAGTGCTGCAGAAACAATGCCTATGACTATCCCAAGAGTAACGTCATTGCCAAGGCTCGCCTCAGGAATAAGCAGGCTAACGCCTATCAAAACTAAAACGCCACTTATAACATCGGCGAGTTGTAGTTTTGATTTTGTCACTAAAGGTTCTGCCAATACGGTCATTACAGGGTAGGTAAAAAACGCAATCATGCCAATGGCAACAGAGGATAGTTGCATAGAGGCAAAATAAGTCACCCAATGTAAACTCACAATCACCCCCAGCCCAATGGCAACCCAATAATCTTTAGCTGCTTCAAGAGCTATTTTTTGCTTACTGAGTTTGACTATCAGTGACAGAACCGCAGCCGCGAC
Encoded proteins:
- a CDS encoding mechanosensitive ion channel domain-containing protein, which produces MHRFLLVFLCLFCSTANANQPTSLEKKLGLNPTTSETKTPQQQLFLLQSKIQELALTEKNAKTLLSNFELHKANLLQQIAEAKKAVTLSTEQDISQQGSMAYLRLSELKEVEISLSNKINELNSALNNLPKTLNGARATLKKHKKIKLSNEQTLANKILLAQRELYQQHVVTLEASLASSQKEIDLNQLQLQLVREQLLQQELFIERINQQLELQRHKRTEAAIAQSLVPDSTATDPIAQALNEANQQYGETLKALNLKISQALTQQEHAEAQYQDQAKQLTNIQQQISWLKLNSAFGERFLQMLQALPKPPSQDKVQSEIADARLARYQIEQSQTINEQLLSGVPKPTQLHAKLLISQELLLQQLLQSYDQYLSELADLRVSNEQLNQQYITLRDTLNEHLFWVPNANRIGGLWLTELHQSVQWMIQQAPWKQLQNSFTEQGSLWSWWLILFIVSLVAQDILTPKFKAAMRRELPFVGNVTQDKFIYTWHVLLNSASYSLLKPLPIILAGTIFYLSSINFVSAIGMGILAVGIFYQLYRLVFLLALDKGLLINHFKAQRSIVRAGQAKFKQLTFMVTPFLGITAFAEIIDTSLVRNSLGRGAFIIFCLMLFWFYKDILEISNRENKHHHGDKNRKLIQKLLWAMLIITPIACAVLAFLGYYYTAVQMFLQLQLSLIFGLGFLLLYQLIKRWMLIERRRIAFERAKTKRAEVLAQREKGEVNSPEQLDTYEEPEVDLETISGQSLGLVRSLLLLAFLASIVGLWTQTHTALFSLLDGVTLWSSNTTINGIEQQLPITLKSLLLSLIIVGFSMMIATNLPGLIELTILQRLDLSQGTGFALTTVCRYLVIVFGVLSGFSTLGMEWSKLQWLVAALSVGLGFGLQEIFANFISGLIILFEKPVRIGDTVTIRDLTGTVSKIQIRATTIIDWDRKEIIVPNKAFITEQLINWSLSDPITRVIVYVSVARDSDPARVEAALYQAVQECDDALLTPEPEVWFAGFGQHTQDFEVRAYAKDMGTRWPLRHKLHKQISKKLRDNNLELAYPQLEVHLSPGQAKDVQNLIRT
- a CDS encoding glycerophosphodiester phosphodiesterase; this translates as MKVFAHRGASGSAPENTLKAFEKAIKLGATAVELDIHLVEEELYVFHDRRLEATSSGRGLIDVVSAEYLRSITVSGEVIPRLIDVLALLKPHNIEVNIELKGLSVLPAFIALYAKFVEQQIYDPNLLLISSFNHRQLYDFKQHYPQAKVAPLIEGIPFDLAKVVTDLDAYSIHLGLSFITQEMIEDAHRRGAKVYVYTVDFIDDIEMLAKRGVDGIFSNFPDEALATITQISAARD
- a CDS encoding DMT family transporter, coding for MNPNDKKTGLVELHLAVLLFGGTALFSKLIPLSALDITVLRCVVAAAVLSLIVKLSKQKIALEAAKDYWVAIGLGVIVSLHWVTYFASMQLSSVAIGMIAFFTYPVMTVLAEPLVTKSKLQLADVISGVLVLIGVSLLIPEASLGNDVTLGIVIGIVSAALFTARNLLHKRYFSQYSGQQAMLYQTAVAVVFLAPWLSVEVSTIESNVWWLIILLGTIFTAAPHALFTSALRLLSAKTVGLVSCLQPFYGAVLALLLLGEDLDIKTIIGGTLVVATALFETQQSHNGLKRLHSSISLF
- a CDS encoding DUF3392 domain-containing protein; its protein translation is MSKLIEFLSYLGSFIYPWLTEASTAIVACALVVFGSDINRFLRRYLAGRSFIIRTLIFVVVNAFGYGLIIVKLSPLLAQYMARVPSHWLFLLVLAIFFAIGSWAQRNKQV